In the Muricauda sp. MAR_2010_75 genome, one interval contains:
- the bshB1 gene encoding bacillithiol biosynthesis deacetylase BshB1, producing MKLDILVFGAHPDDAELGAGATIAKEVARGKKVGIVDLTRGELGTRGTAEIRDAEAAKAAKILGVAVRENMEFADGFFINDKWHQLEIIKIIRKYRPEVVLCNAVEDRHIDHGKGSQLVSDACFLSGLVKIDTQMDGDDAWQEPWRPKRVYHFIQWKNLEPDFVVDVSEFIEKKKEAILAYESQFYDPNSDEPETPISSKNFTDSVIYRARDLGRLVGVEYAEGFTVERYVAVDNLDQLI from the coding sequence ATGAAATTAGACATTTTAGTGTTCGGGGCCCATCCAGATGATGCCGAACTTGGAGCGGGTGCCACCATTGCTAAAGAAGTTGCCCGAGGAAAAAAAGTGGGGATCGTAGATTTGACCCGAGGCGAATTGGGTACGCGTGGAACCGCGGAAATTAGGGATGCTGAAGCAGCCAAGGCAGCCAAAATTCTTGGGGTGGCCGTTCGGGAGAACATGGAATTTGCCGATGGCTTTTTCATCAATGACAAATGGCACCAGTTGGAAATCATCAAAATAATCAGAAAATATAGGCCCGAAGTTGTTTTGTGCAATGCTGTGGAGGATAGACATATTGACCATGGAAAAGGAAGCCAACTGGTGAGTGATGCCTGTTTTTTGAGCGGTTTGGTAAAAATTGATACGCAAATGGACGGGGATGATGCGTGGCAGGAACCATGGCGTCCTAAAAGGGTTTACCATTTTATCCAATGGAAAAATCTGGAACCCGATTTTGTAGTGGATGTATCGGAATTTATCGAGAAAAAGAAGGAAGCTATTTTGGCCTATGAATCCCAATTCTATGATCCAAATAGTGATGAACCTGAAACGCCCATCAGCAGTAAAAATTTTACTGATAGTGTCATTTACCGAGCCCGGGATTTAGGGAGACTGGTAGGTGTGGAATACGCCGAGGGATTTACCGTGGAACGCTATGTGGCTGTGGATAATCTTGACCAACTGATCTGA
- a CDS encoding tetratricopeptide repeat-containing sensor histidine kinase — MPQPKACALRHKLLLGKTLLFLCILPMVCPIQTQAQLTKKDSLTYKLKRLESTNRFNPKDTTHIKLLVNLAFSYQYIDNDSLRSIAERVLDLSKGIDYKGGEVDALRALGTYYYNVGNRKKSMPIFENALALAMEIDDKRSELDIINTLAQNYSYEGNYAEALNLNLKGIDIAKQIDCNEMLSILNENIASLYAEQKDFKNALIFYDTVQKINRKIGDEIIDAETQSNLASLYKDAKDFKHAMFNVNQSINTFEKNKIYDWLAYAYEVKGDIYLEQEKYQWALYWYDQSNMLFKNQIEDDRIRIQLLNGMAKVHLGLERDSLSMIYAEEGLELSKKIKSLQGQIDCSETLYKLHKKRGNHIASLSYLEVFKKLSDSLFKDKNKQSLSLLETKLQYEQEKQELIESNEEALAKQRNYIYFSIIILLILSIIILVIRRSEKIQKKLNIELKEKSQAIGEREAQLNEINRTKTKLFSIIGHDLRGPIGGLQGLLKLFTDGEITKNEFISFIPKLKADVENISFTLNNLLTWGQNQLNGVVTKPKRISLNKIVETNIQLLTELAHSKSIKIINQLPENPQIWADQNQIDIVVRNLLSNAIKFTPDNGLINIEAKEKSGMWQVTVRDTGIGMNKEIQKKIFEDSTNITTYGTNNEKGTGLGLSLCKEMILKNKGEIWVESVPRKGTSFFFTLPKAERKYQKAS; from the coding sequence ATGCCTCAACCAAAAGCATGTGCTTTACGCCATAAATTATTGCTTGGAAAGACACTCCTATTCCTTTGCATACTTCCTATGGTCTGCCCAATACAAACGCAGGCGCAGCTTACCAAAAAGGACAGCCTCACCTACAAATTAAAGCGCTTGGAGTCTACCAATCGTTTTAATCCTAAGGATACAACGCATATAAAACTGCTGGTAAATCTTGCCTTTTCATACCAATACATAGACAACGACAGCTTACGTTCCATTGCAGAGCGTGTTCTGGATTTAAGCAAGGGCATAGACTATAAAGGGGGCGAGGTCGATGCATTGCGTGCCCTTGGCACCTATTATTATAATGTTGGGAATCGAAAAAAATCCATGCCTATATTTGAAAATGCCCTGGCATTGGCCATGGAAATTGATGATAAAAGATCAGAACTTGACATCATTAATACCTTGGCCCAAAACTACAGTTATGAAGGCAATTATGCAGAAGCTCTTAACCTTAACCTGAAAGGAATAGATATTGCCAAACAAATTGACTGCAATGAAATGCTTTCAATTCTCAATGAAAACATTGCCAGCCTTTATGCGGAGCAAAAAGATTTTAAAAATGCATTGATTTTTTATGATACTGTTCAGAAAATCAATCGTAAAATAGGTGATGAAATCATAGATGCCGAAACCCAAAGCAACTTGGCCTCACTGTACAAGGATGCCAAGGACTTTAAACATGCCATGTTCAATGTCAATCAGAGCATCAACACATTTGAAAAGAACAAAATATACGATTGGTTGGCGTATGCCTATGAAGTAAAAGGAGACATCTATCTAGAACAAGAAAAATACCAATGGGCCTTGTATTGGTACGACCAGAGTAACATGCTCTTCAAAAACCAGATTGAGGATGACAGGATACGTATACAATTGTTGAACGGAATGGCCAAAGTTCATCTGGGACTGGAAAGGGATAGCTTGTCCATGATCTATGCGGAAGAAGGACTGGAGTTATCCAAAAAGATAAAATCCCTACAAGGACAAATAGATTGTTCTGAAACCTTGTACAAACTTCATAAAAAACGTGGAAACCACATTGCCTCCCTTTCCTATCTTGAAGTATTCAAAAAATTGTCCGACTCCTTGTTCAAGGACAAGAACAAACAGAGTTTGTCACTCTTGGAAACTAAACTGCAATATGAACAAGAAAAACAGGAACTCATTGAATCCAACGAAGAGGCACTGGCCAAACAACGGAATTACATTTATTTTTCCATTATCATATTGCTTATTCTCAGCATCATCATACTTGTAATTCGACGTAGCGAAAAAATTCAGAAAAAGCTCAACATTGAGCTTAAGGAAAAATCCCAGGCAATAGGTGAAAGAGAAGCGCAACTTAACGAAATTAACAGGACCAAGACTAAACTCTTCTCCATAATCGGGCATGATCTTAGGGGCCCCATTGGAGGGCTACAAGGACTTCTAAAGTTGTTCACTGACGGGGAGATTACCAAAAATGAGTTTATTTCATTTATCCCCAAACTAAAAGCCGATGTTGAAAATATTTCATTCACGCTCAACAATTTGTTGACATGGGGGCAAAACCAACTCAATGGGGTTGTGACCAAACCCAAAAGAATATCGTTGAACAAAATTGTGGAAACCAATATTCAATTATTGACAGAGCTGGCGCACAGCAAATCCATAAAAATCATAAACCAATTACCGGAAAACCCGCAGATTTGGGCTGATCAAAACCAAATTGACATTGTGGTAAGAAATTTGTTGAGCAACGCCATAAAATTTACCCCGGACAATGGATTGATCAATATTGAAGCAAAAGAAAAATCGGGCATGTGGCAGGTCACTGTGCGTGACACAGGAATTGGAATGAACAAGGAAATTCAAAAGAAAATCTTTGAAGATTCCACCAATATAACCACCTATGGCACCAATAACGAAAAAGGTACCGGTCTGGGGCTTTCCTTATGCAAGGAGATGATCTTAAAGAACAAAGGTGAGATTTGGGTGGAAAGTGTTCCGCGCAAAGGAACTTCTTTCTTCTTTACCTTGCCAAAGGCTGAACGAAAATATCAAAAAGCGAGTTGA
- a CDS encoding FG-GAP-like repeat-containing protein, whose translation MSRIIKVCVIFLALSCSRPDVVPESGESFTNDSNVYHSKVKLNTITINSSEHFISYFTDSIASGDSIILNTSLVIDLDSSDSIPFQIPSNVSINGGGSNSGCNGTGAKIAVQEGVTSEGTLFEIVGSNVSIQGIQVIGPYPNSKADTVANNPPEDNEDNGDEFYWIGIKVNNSDNFTIEQSLLTGWSNTAIKLFGSKNASINNNCIKNNRADNRAYGVHFRDGSFATITNNFFQLNRHHIAGRGNSDSLGNYDGYEAANNTFDMNGMYSQGVDMHGGNSNDTGGQAGGNIWIHDNLFIGSDHKPAIAIRGIPKIGCLIEDNSFLDYENEEKAVRQKKNFGNFQSRNNSFSESNNGIYISWGGRSEWYRFATVDIGGIQDLGLGKFTSNFGIIDFTGSEWVLYEFSNQFGTTTSFSGTVINSLGELIDDVAFGDFDGDGETDVFKTDNGKWYVSYSGSGSWTQIASSNYTLSQLAFGDFNGDGKTDVFRATNGKDWYVKYPGIGQPWTLIASLPEALGDLAFGDFNGDGKTDVFKTDNGKWYVAYSGMEPLQWEQIASSNYTLDQLAFGDFNYFDYPFNPNSDERTDVFRATNGQDWYYKAPEIEPWTLLTSHTQSLSQLAFGDFNQDGITDIITYLAPF comes from the coding sequence ATGTCAAGAATTATCAAAGTCTGTGTTATCTTCCTAGCACTCTCATGTAGTAGACCTGACGTTGTTCCGGAAAGTGGCGAATCTTTCACGAATGATTCAAATGTTTATCATTCCAAAGTCAAACTTAATACTATAACCATTAATTCGAGTGAGCATTTTATTTCATACTTTACTGATAGCATTGCAAGCGGTGACAGTATTATACTTAATACCAGTCTAGTTATTGATTTAGATTCAAGTGATTCCATTCCTTTCCAAATTCCTTCAAATGTTTCTATAAATGGAGGTGGCTCAAATTCTGGGTGTAATGGAACTGGAGCAAAAATAGCTGTCCAGGAAGGGGTTACTTCTGAAGGCACTTTATTTGAAATTGTTGGAAGCAATGTTAGTATTCAAGGAATACAGGTTATAGGACCATATCCAAATTCCAAAGCCGATACTGTGGCAAATAATCCTCCAGAGGATAATGAGGATAACGGTGATGAGTTTTATTGGATTGGTATAAAGGTAAATAACTCTGATAATTTTACAATTGAACAAAGTCTCTTGACAGGTTGGAGTAACACTGCAATAAAATTATTCGGTTCTAAAAATGCTTCTATTAACAATAACTGTATAAAAAATAACAGAGCAGATAATAGAGCTTATGGAGTCCACTTTAGGGATGGTTCGTTTGCTACTATCACTAATAATTTTTTTCAGTTAAACCGGCATCATATTGCAGGCAGAGGAAATTCCGACAGCTTGGGTAATTATGATGGCTACGAAGCCGCAAATAATACCTTCGACATGAACGGTATGTATTCGCAAGGGGTTGATATGCATGGCGGCAACTCTAATGACACTGGAGGGCAAGCAGGTGGGAATATATGGATTCATGATAACTTATTTATCGGCAGCGACCATAAACCAGCAATTGCCATAAGAGGTATTCCGAAAATCGGTTGTTTAATCGAAGACAATAGTTTTTTAGACTATGAAAATGAAGAAAAAGCAGTGAGACAGAAAAAGAATTTTGGAAATTTTCAATCAAGAAATAATAGTTTCTCAGAGAGCAATAATGGTATATATATAAGTTGGGGCGGGAGAAGTGAATGGTACAGGTTTGCAACGGTTGATATTGGTGGTATACAAGATCTTGGATTAGGAAAGTTCACTTCCAATTTTGGCATTATTGATTTTACTGGAAGCGAATGGGTGCTATATGAGTTTTCAAATCAGTTCGGAACTACCACCTCATTTAGCGGAACGGTGATTAATTCTTTGGGTGAGTTAATTGATGATGTAGCATTTGGTGACTTTGATGGAGATGGAGAAACAGATGTTTTTAAAACAGATAACGGAAAATGGTACGTGTCTTATTCAGGTTCAGGATCTTGGACTCAGATTGCTTCCTCAAACTATACCTTGAGCCAGTTGGCATTTGGTGACTTTAATGGTGACGGTAAGACAGATGTTTTTAGAGCTACCAATGGTAAAGATTGGTATGTGAAGTATCCAGGAATTGGGCAACCATGGACATTAATTGCGTCCCTGCCTGAAGCACTTGGTGATTTAGCTTTCGGTGACTTTAACGGAGATGGTAAAACGGATGTATTTAAAACTGATAATGGTAAATGGTATGTTGCTTATTCTGGGATGGAACCTTTACAATGGGAGCAAATTGCTTCATCTAACTACACTTTAGACCAGTTGGCTTTTGGTGATTTTAATTATTTTGATTACCCTTTCAACCCTAATTCTGATGAAAGAACGGATGTCTTTAGGGCTACTAACGGCCAAGACTGGTATTATAAAGCACCTGAGATTGAGCCATGGACACTGCTCACTTCACATACACAATCACTAAGTCAATTGGCTTTTGGCGATTTTAATCAGGATGGAATAACCGATATCATAACATACTTAGCACCGTTTTAA